The following proteins come from a genomic window of Flavobacteriaceae bacterium MAR_2010_188:
- a CDS encoding Threonine/homoserine/homoserine lactone efflux protein, which produces MLDNVLAAIPFGFILAFTVGPVFFVLLETGATKGFKSAFIFDLGVMLADIVFIAIALFSTSGLAEKLKDDPNVLIFGGVILSFYGLISYIKTSKSYRTIVREYHRVELQKNYHKLFLKGFLLNFINIGVLIGWLALILIANSVTKSEYGIYQFLITILIVYLLVDIVKIAISKKIKHLLTPRRIYKIKKIVSLVILGFGILLLVQGFFPKEKEIIQEKIEEITNT; this is translated from the coding sequence ATGTTAGATAATGTCTTAGCGGCAATACCCTTCGGATTTATATTAGCTTTTACGGTTGGCCCGGTCTTTTTTGTATTGTTAGAGACAGGAGCAACCAAAGGATTTAAATCTGCCTTTATATTTGATTTAGGGGTAATGTTAGCAGACATCGTTTTTATTGCCATCGCATTATTTTCTACCTCTGGTCTGGCAGAAAAACTTAAAGATGATCCAAACGTCTTGATTTTTGGAGGGGTTATACTCTCTTTTTATGGATTGATTTCCTATATAAAAACCTCTAAATCTTACCGGACGATTGTTCGGGAATATCATAGAGTAGAACTTCAAAAAAATTATCACAAGCTCTTTTTAAAAGGATTTTTGCTGAATTTTATAAACATTGGGGTTTTAATTGGGTGGTTGGCCCTGATACTTATCGCAAACTCCGTGACCAAGTCAGAATATGGTATTTACCAATTCCTCATCACCATACTTATAGTTTACTTATTAGTCGACATCGTAAAGATTGCTATCTCCAAAAAAATAAAACATTTGCTTACTCCGAGACGCATCTATAAAATCAAAAAGATCGTCTCCCTGGTTATTCTGGGCTTCGGAATACTGTTATTGGTGCAAGGTTTTTTTCCAAAAGAAAAGGAAATCATTCAAGAGAAGATAGAGGAGATCACGAATACTTAA
- a CDS encoding carboxyl-terminal processing protease — translation MKKYLPKRIIVPVVALAIFLSATSFKSEFFEIAKQIEIFTTMFKELNMNYVDETNPGELMDTAIKSMLADLDPYTNFMNEQDVEEARINNTGDYTGIGASVLTLKDKLVIVEPYKGFPADKAGMKAGDEIIKVENVVVADFKDDAGQLLQGAAGTQVNVTYLRNGETMNATIQREAVEIHAVAHSSMVNSDVGYIVLRKFNDKASSETVRALRQLKSEGAKKIILDLRGNPGGLLSEAVNVVNIFVPQNQLVVTTKSKVKQYNKTYYTQREAEDTQIPVVVLIDGRSASASEIVSGALQDLDRAVVVGARSFGKGLVQRPKELTYGTQMKITISRYYTPSGRCIQALDYWNRDEDGEATRVKRENYNAFKTKNGRNVYDGGGIQPDLEMEESKFSPITNAILAENLIFQYGTKYYYDHTVTDLDKFKLTESDFKDFKEFLHSNNFNFETKTEKAFSDAFDVAELENLNTVVDNKYRDLLNTISEYKNKAIDDNKDQLMSLLSDEIVKRYFYREGLYDYYIDNNPEIQQASEILSNPSTYSKFLE, via the coding sequence ATGAAAAAATATCTACCTAAACGAATAATAGTTCCTGTCGTGGCTTTGGCCATATTCCTCTCAGCAACTTCCTTCAAAAGTGAATTCTTCGAAATTGCTAAACAGATTGAGATTTTCACGACCATGTTTAAAGAACTTAACATGAACTATGTCGATGAAACCAACCCAGGTGAGTTAATGGATACGGCCATAAAGAGTATGTTGGCAGATTTAGATCCCTATACAAACTTTATGAACGAGCAAGATGTTGAAGAAGCTCGTATAAACAACACTGGCGATTATACTGGTATTGGCGCGAGTGTACTGACCTTGAAGGATAAACTTGTTATTGTAGAGCCTTATAAAGGCTTTCCTGCGGATAAAGCTGGGATGAAGGCTGGCGATGAAATCATAAAAGTAGAAAATGTTGTGGTTGCGGATTTTAAAGATGACGCAGGGCAACTTTTACAAGGAGCGGCAGGAACTCAAGTAAACGTAACTTATCTTCGTAATGGAGAAACTATGAATGCTACTATTCAACGGGAAGCGGTAGAGATTCATGCAGTGGCTCATTCTAGCATGGTTAATTCCGATGTGGGCTACATTGTATTAAGAAAATTCAATGATAAGGCTTCATCTGAAACAGTTAGAGCCTTAAGACAACTAAAGAGTGAAGGTGCCAAAAAAATCATACTGGATTTAAGAGGAAACCCTGGCGGATTACTTTCCGAAGCTGTTAATGTTGTAAACATTTTTGTTCCACAAAATCAACTTGTTGTAACAACAAAATCGAAAGTAAAACAGTATAATAAAACGTATTATACTCAGCGTGAAGCAGAGGATACTCAAATACCGGTCGTTGTTTTAATCGATGGTAGAAGTGCTTCTGCAAGCGAAATAGTTTCTGGCGCTTTACAAGATTTAGATAGAGCAGTAGTAGTAGGAGCAAGAAGCTTTGGAAAAGGGCTAGTTCAACGACCAAAAGAACTCACTTACGGTACCCAAATGAAAATAACCATCTCTAGATATTACACTCCTTCTGGTAGGTGTATACAAGCATTAGATTATTGGAATCGGGATGAAGACGGTGAAGCAACACGGGTTAAACGTGAGAACTATAATGCCTTTAAAACAAAGAACGGAAGAAATGTCTATGATGGTGGAGGTATTCAACCAGATTTGGAAATGGAAGAATCTAAATTCAGCCCTATCACAAATGCTATTTTAGCTGAAAATCTAATCTTTCAATATGGTACAAAATACTACTATGACCATACGGTAACCGATTTAGATAAGTTTAAATTAACCGAATCAGACTTCAAGGATTTTAAGGAATTTTTGCATTCTAATAACTTCAACTTTGAGACAAAAACCGAAAAAGCTTTTAGCGATGCCTTTGACGTGGCGGAACTTGAAAATTTGAATACGGTAGTAGATAATAAATACCGAGACCTTTTAAATACGATTTCAGAATATAAAAATAAAGCAATTGATGATAATAAAGACCAGTTAATGTCCTTATTATCAGATGAAATAGTAAAAAGATATTTTTATAGAGAAGGGTTGTACGATTATTATATCGATAACAATCCTGAGATACAACAAGCCTCAGAAATTTTGAGCAATCCCTCCACTTACTCTAAATTTTTGGAATAA
- a CDS encoding ElaA protein, producing MLNCLIKSFEELSIYELYELLRLRTEIFVVEQDCVYQDLDNKDQLGKHVLGYEDDKLVAYTRIFKSGIYFKEASIGRVIVKKEFRYFGYGYDIMNASIDAIKDEYDESRIRISAQSYLKKFYGSFGFVAKGKEYLEDGIPHFKMVLDKKKSAS from the coding sequence ATGCTAAATTGTTTAATAAAATCATTTGAAGAACTCTCTATCTACGAGCTCTATGAACTCTTACGATTGAGAACAGAAATTTTTGTGGTAGAACAAGATTGTGTTTACCAAGATCTTGATAATAAAGACCAACTCGGCAAACATGTTCTAGGTTATGAAGATGATAAACTGGTTGCCTATACAAGAATATTTAAATCTGGAATCTATTTTAAGGAAGCTAGTATTGGTAGGGTAATCGTGAAAAAGGAGTTTCGTTATTTTGGCTATGGTTATGATATTATGAATGCTTCTATAGACGCTATAAAAGATGAATATGATGAGAGCAGAATTAGAATTTCAGCTCAGTCTTATCTAAAAAAATTCTACGGTAGTTTCGGCTTTGTTGCCAAAGGAAAAGAATATCTAGAGGATGGGATTCCACACTTTAAAATGGTTTTGGATAAGAAGAAATCTGCTTCTTAA
- a CDS encoding dihydroneopterin aldolase: MGIIKVENIRVFAYHGCLTEESKIGSDYRVDLTVKANLKASAKTDSLPDTVDYVFLNRIVREEMEKPSHLLENVAKRILKRVLNEDEKVLSAKIEISKINPPIGGDVERVTIKMVEKRK; this comes from the coding sequence ATGGGAATAATAAAAGTTGAAAACATCCGCGTCTTCGCTTATCACGGTTGTCTTACTGAAGAATCCAAGATAGGCAGTGATTATAGAGTAGATTTAACCGTTAAAGCAAACTTGAAGGCTTCGGCTAAAACTGATTCTTTGCCAGATACGGTAGATTATGTTTTTCTGAACAGAATTGTTAGAGAAGAGATGGAAAAACCATCGCATCTACTTGAAAACGTGGCGAAACGCATCTTAAAACGCGTTCTAAATGAAGATGAGAAGGTGCTGAGCGCAAAAATTGAAATCAGCAAAATAAATCCGCCTATTGGCGGCGATGTTGAGCGTGTAACTATAAAAATGGTCGAAAAACGGAAATAG
- a CDS encoding ribose 5-phosphate isomerase B encodes MKISIGNDHAGTEYKVVIKKHLEGLGHTVTNHGTDSTSSADYADFVHPVAKDVENNVVDFGIIVCGSGNGANMTANKHQKVRSALCWTKEIVTLARQHNDANILSIPARFTAQQQVIEMVDTFLNTEFEGGRHLKRINKIPLDS; translated from the coding sequence ATGAAAATTTCTATAGGCAACGACCACGCTGGTACTGAATATAAGGTAGTAATTAAGAAACACCTAGAAGGTCTAGGACATACTGTGACTAATCACGGCACAGATAGCACTAGCAGTGCAGATTATGCAGATTTTGTGCACCCTGTGGCTAAAGATGTTGAAAATAATGTTGTGGATTTTGGGATTATTGTTTGTGGCAGCGGTAACGGCGCAAATATGACTGCAAATAAACATCAGAAAGTTAGGTCTGCTCTATGTTGGACCAAAGAAATAGTTACTCTTGCAAGACAGCATAACGATGCCAATATTTTAAGTATACCAGCACGCTTTACAGCCCAACAGCAGGTGATTGAAATGGTGGATACTTTTTTGAATACAGAATTTGAAGGTGGCAGACATCTAAAACGAATCAATAAAATCCCTCTAGACAGCTAA
- a CDS encoding Outer membrane protein OmpA: MKLIIIFFGLLSQLVIGQQEFQHEVYFETDEFEVPPTEQNRLLMFLSKIESFDIEKISIYGFTDDRGSDSYNLSLSQKRANSIKEIFSTNEFDETVITNVDGKGKILLKVVQEENVQKIRGLNRKVEIVVHPFDPPRPEKIKEEQPSITEVLKGDIKAGDRLKLENILFKTGYAYLMPESVSTLEEISKVLNEREDVYFTIQGHVCCTQFARDAMDRRTKKRNLSEARAKYIYDYLSKKGVAKGRMKYMGMRRKFPLGGDPKFDRRVEILITYAEPHN; this comes from the coding sequence ATGAAATTAATTATCATTTTTTTTGGTCTTTTATCACAATTGGTAATCGGTCAACAAGAATTTCAGCACGAAGTGTATTTTGAGACTGACGAATTCGAGGTGCCCCCCACTGAGCAGAACAGGCTCCTAATGTTTCTTTCAAAGATTGAAAGCTTCGACATTGAAAAAATATCCATCTACGGTTTTACCGATGATAGGGGTAGCGATTCCTATAATCTTTCCTTATCCCAAAAAAGGGCCAATTCCATTAAAGAAATTTTCTCTACCAATGAGTTCGACGAAACCGTTATAACAAATGTAGACGGAAAAGGTAAGATTCTCCTAAAGGTTGTCCAAGAAGAGAACGTTCAAAAAATACGCGGTCTTAATCGAAAAGTTGAGATTGTTGTGCATCCATTTGATCCGCCTCGCCCGGAAAAAATTAAAGAAGAACAGCCAAGTATCACCGAGGTTTTAAAAGGTGATATAAAGGCAGGAGACCGTCTAAAATTGGAGAATATTCTCTTCAAAACTGGTTATGCTTATTTAATGCCAGAATCTGTTTCAACTTTAGAAGAAATATCTAAGGTTCTTAACGAAAGAGAAGATGTTTATTTTACTATTCAAGGTCATGTTTGTTGTACTCAATTTGCGCGAGATGCGATGGATAGGAGAACTAAAAAGCGAAATCTATCAGAGGCACGGGCAAAATACATCTACGATTATCTCTCTAAAAAAGGAGTAGCAAAAGGACGGATGAAATATATGGGTATGCGCCGTAAATTTCCGCTAGGGGGCGATCCAAAATTTGATAGGAGAGTAGAGATACTAATCACTTATGCAGAGCCGCATAATTGA
- a CDS encoding RNAse R yields MTRQKKRKSSNNKISNLTNTILSILEKEKNQTLNYKQIAAKLNVDDASSRNQIIKKLQELKAKKEIEEVERGRFKVVNNTQYHTGILDMAARGSGYIISPDFEEDVYISAKNINKALDDDEVEFYTYKRKKQGRYEGEITKIIKRAKSEYVGVIQIHKNYAFVIADSPKMYTDIFVPINKINSAEEGDKVLVSLDDWPDKADSPNGKVIKVLGKPGEHHTEIHSILAEYGLPSDFPEGVEEYANKIDTSITPSEIKKRRDMRKDLTFTIDPKDAKDFDDALSFKVMDNGLYEIGIHIADVSHYLQPDTILDEEAYERGTSIYLVDRVVPMLPEILSNNACSLRPNEEKYTFSAVFHMNDQAKVVDQWFGRTVTYSDARFAYEEAQAVIESRTNDIPADVSLTGEAYKTTQDISEAILKMDELAKIMRRKRMKDGAISFDKVEVKFNLDENNEPTGVYFKSSKEANKLIEEFMLLANKKVAEFIGKQDPKKTFVYRIHDEPDESKLDALQGIVSRFGYKLDFRNRKSTAQSLNGLLEAVKDKKEQNLVDTLTIRSMSKAVYSVHNIGHYGLAFDYYSHFTSPIRRYPDVMVHRLLQHYLDGGKSANEDVYEDKCQHCSNMEYLATKAERDSIKYMQIKFMEDHKNEDFIGVITGVTDWGIYVEIIENKCEGMVSVRDMKDDHYEFNEKEFALIGKNSNTVYRLGDEVVVKVKNADLVKKHLDFFMVGHHKE; encoded by the coding sequence ATGACAAGACAGAAAAAGAGGAAATCGTCTAATAATAAGATTTCCAACCTTACAAATACAATCCTTAGTATTTTAGAAAAAGAAAAAAATCAAACTCTTAATTATAAACAGATAGCTGCAAAACTCAATGTGGACGATGCAAGCAGTCGTAATCAGATTATTAAGAAACTTCAAGAATTAAAGGCTAAAAAAGAAATTGAGGAAGTAGAAAGGGGAAGGTTCAAGGTTGTTAATAACACCCAATACCATACTGGTATCCTAGATATGGCCGCACGTGGTTCTGGTTATATCATTAGTCCAGACTTCGAAGAAGACGTCTATATATCCGCTAAAAATATCAACAAAGCGCTAGATGATGATGAAGTTGAATTTTACACTTATAAAAGGAAAAAGCAAGGTCGCTACGAAGGAGAGATAACCAAAATTATCAAGCGAGCGAAGAGCGAATACGTTGGGGTTATACAGATTCATAAGAACTATGCCTTTGTGATAGCGGACAGTCCGAAAATGTATACCGATATATTTGTACCTATCAATAAAATTAACAGTGCCGAAGAAGGAGATAAAGTTTTAGTTTCTCTTGATGATTGGCCAGACAAGGCAGATTCACCCAACGGTAAAGTAATTAAAGTTCTAGGTAAACCTGGAGAACACCATACCGAGATTCATTCAATTTTGGCCGAATACGGTTTGCCATCAGATTTTCCTGAAGGAGTTGAGGAATATGCCAATAAAATAGATACTTCTATAACGCCTAGTGAAATTAAGAAACGCCGAGATATGCGGAAGGACTTAACCTTTACTATAGACCCTAAGGATGCCAAGGATTTTGATGATGCGCTTTCGTTTAAGGTTATGGATAATGGACTTTACGAAATCGGGATACACATTGCGGATGTCTCACATTATTTGCAGCCAGATACCATTTTAGATGAAGAGGCTTATGAACGTGGAACTTCCATTTATCTAGTGGATAGGGTAGTACCTATGCTTCCAGAAATACTTTCAAATAATGCTTGTTCTTTAAGACCAAACGAAGAAAAATATACCTTCTCGGCAGTCTTTCATATGAATGATCAAGCAAAAGTTGTAGACCAATGGTTCGGTAGAACCGTTACTTATAGTGATGCCCGATTTGCTTATGAAGAAGCGCAAGCAGTCATAGAATCTAGAACAAACGATATACCTGCGGATGTATCGTTAACCGGAGAAGCTTATAAAACTACTCAAGATATTTCAGAAGCCATTTTAAAAATGGACGAATTGGCTAAGATTATGCGTCGAAAGAGGATGAAGGATGGAGCCATTTCTTTTGATAAAGTTGAAGTAAAATTCAACCTAGATGAAAATAATGAACCTACCGGAGTTTACTTTAAGAGCAGTAAGGAAGCCAATAAACTCATTGAAGAATTTATGCTTTTGGCTAATAAGAAAGTTGCAGAATTTATTGGCAAACAAGACCCTAAAAAAACGTTTGTTTATAGAATACACGACGAACCAGATGAAAGTAAATTAGATGCGCTACAAGGCATTGTTTCTAGATTTGGATACAAACTAGACTTTAGGAATAGAAAATCGACTGCACAGTCTTTAAATGGATTACTTGAAGCGGTTAAAGATAAAAAAGAACAGAATTTAGTAGACACGCTTACTATTAGATCAATGAGTAAGGCGGTTTATTCCGTACACAATATTGGACATTATGGTCTAGCGTTCGATTATTATAGCCATTTTACCTCACCAATTAGGAGATATCCAGATGTTATGGTGCATCGATTACTTCAGCATTATTTAGATGGCGGTAAATCTGCCAATGAAGATGTTTATGAAGATAAATGCCAACATTGTAGTAATATGGAATATTTAGCAACTAAGGCAGAGCGAGATTCTATTAAATACATGCAGATCAAATTTATGGAAGACCATAAAAATGAAGATTTTATTGGCGTAATTACTGGTGTAACGGATTGGGGAATTTATGTTGAAATTATAGAAAATAAATGCGAAGGCATGGTCAGTGTTAGAGATATGAAAGACGACCATTATGAATTCAATGAAAAGGAATTCGCCTTAATAGGAAAAAATTCAAATACAGTTTATAGATTAGGAGATGAAGTGGTGGTCAAGGTCAAGAACGCCGATTTGGTTAAGAAACATCTAGATTTCTTTATGGTAGGCCATCACAAGGAATAA
- a CDS encoding Regulator of protease activity HflC, stomatin/prohibitin superfamily, whose translation MGSYIFIPIVLIALLVLISAFFTVKQQTAVIIERFGKFHSIRHSGLHMKIPIVDRVAGRISLKIQQLDVIIETKTRDDVFVKLKVSVQFMVIRDKVYDAFYKLDYPHDQITSYVFDVVRAEVPKMKLDDVFVKKDDIAIAVKAELNDAMSDYGYDIIKTLVTDIDPDSQVKAAMNRINASEREKIAAQFEGDAQRILIVEKAKAEAESKRLQGQGIADQRREIARGLEESVEVLNRVGINSQEASALIVVTQHYDTLQSIGEETNSNLILLPNSPQAGSNMLNDMVASFAASNQIGEEMKRQRELKEREKK comes from the coding sequence ATGGGCTCTTATATATTCATTCCGATAGTATTAATTGCGCTTTTAGTCCTTATTTCAGCATTTTTCACGGTCAAGCAGCAAACTGCAGTAATAATCGAGAGATTTGGGAAGTTTCACAGTATTCGTCACTCTGGTCTACATATGAAAATTCCAATTGTAGATAGGGTTGCAGGAAGAATTAGTTTAAAGATTCAACAGCTAGACGTTATAATAGAGACGAAAACGAGAGATGATGTATTTGTTAAGTTGAAGGTTTCCGTACAATTTATGGTAATTAGAGATAAAGTGTATGATGCTTTTTATAAGTTAGATTATCCGCATGATCAAATAACCTCTTATGTTTTTGATGTGGTACGGGCAGAAGTTCCGAAAATGAAATTAGATGACGTTTTTGTGAAGAAAGACGATATTGCTATTGCAGTTAAAGCAGAACTTAACGATGCAATGTCTGATTACGGGTATGATATTATAAAAACCTTGGTTACCGACATTGATCCAGATTCGCAAGTAAAAGCAGCGATGAACCGTATAAATGCTTCAGAAAGAGAAAAAATCGCAGCTCAGTTTGAAGGTGATGCCCAACGTATCTTAATCGTTGAGAAAGCGAAAGCCGAAGCGGAAAGCAAGAGGCTACAAGGACAAGGTATTGCAGATCAAAGACGCGAGATTGCTCGAGGTCTCGAAGAATCCGTAGAAGTTCTTAACCGGGTTGGTATTAATTCTCAAGAAGCATCTGCATTGATTGTAGTAACTCAACATTATGATACGCTTCAATCAATTGGTGAAGAAACAAACAGTAACTTGATTCTTTTACCAAATTCTCCGCAAGCCGGAAGCAATATGCTTAATGATATGGTTGCAAGTTTTGCCGCAAGTAACCAAATTGGCGAAGAGATGAAACGACAACGCGAACTGAAAGAGCGCGAAAAGAAATAG
- a CDS encoding glutaminyl-tRNA synthetase, giving the protein MSEEKRPLNFIEHIIEEDLSNGLPQENLRFRFPPEPNGYLHIGHTKAIGISFGLGEHYNAPVNLRFDDTNPAKEEQEYVDAIKRDIEWLGYKWANELYSSDYFQQLYDWAVMLIKDGKAYVDSQSSEAIAEQKGTPTTIGTASPYRNRSVEENIALFEKMKNGDFNEGEHVLRAKIDMEHPNMLMRDPLMYRILKKSHHRTGNQWCIYPMYDWTHGESDYIEQISHSLCSLEFKPHRELYNWFRDNVYQYQSDELPMPPKQREFARLNLSYTIMSKRKLLKLVEDKIVNGWDDPRMPTISGLRRRGYTPDSIKNFVEKVGVAKRDNVIDVSLLEFCIREDLNQIAPRVMAVLNPVKLIIDNYPEDKEEGLEAENNQEDESAGYRKVPFSKELFIEREDFMEDASSKYFRLTLGKEVRLKNAYIIKGESVVKDGYGLISEIHCTYDSDSLSGSGTEASLRKVKGTLHWVSVEHAVKVEVREYDRLFLEESPDSHPDKDFMEFINPESLKTIEAFVEPSLKEAKVGDIFQFQRIGYFRVDEDTTNNLLVFNKTVGLRDTWEKKTPSAPKTDNKPKHNNQPQRKSIDIIKQMGKKFTNLSEEKQLSAKANVLELSKDVSFEDVEPLLNTSAKKIGTRIITTLMLSYLIKNGLEITDSIKIFLDEAREDDNEFLAREAKHILK; this is encoded by the coding sequence ATGTCAGAGGAAAAACGCCCATTAAATTTTATAGAACATATCATTGAAGAAGATCTTAGCAATGGTCTGCCACAGGAAAATTTAAGATTCCGTTTTCCGCCAGAACCCAATGGTTATCTTCATATTGGTCATACTAAGGCAATCGGGATTAGCTTCGGTTTGGGCGAGCACTATAACGCTCCTGTAAATCTTCGTTTTGATGATACCAATCCCGCGAAGGAAGAACAGGAATATGTAGACGCCATTAAACGAGATATTGAATGGTTGGGGTATAAATGGGCCAACGAGCTGTATTCTTCAGATTATTTTCAGCAATTATATGATTGGGCGGTAATGTTGATCAAGGACGGAAAAGCATATGTGGATTCTCAATCTTCTGAAGCAATTGCCGAGCAAAAGGGGACTCCGACAACAATTGGAACCGCATCTCCTTATCGCAACAGAAGCGTAGAAGAGAACATTGCGCTATTTGAAAAAATGAAAAACGGCGATTTTAATGAAGGAGAACATGTACTTCGCGCCAAAATAGACATGGAGCATCCAAATATGTTGATGAGGGATCCTTTAATGTATAGAATTTTAAAAAAATCCCATCACCGAACTGGTAACCAATGGTGTATTTACCCAATGTACGATTGGACGCATGGTGAAAGTGATTATATAGAGCAGATTTCGCATTCACTCTGCTCGCTAGAATTTAAGCCTCATAGAGAGCTTTATAATTGGTTTCGCGACAATGTGTACCAATATCAGAGCGACGAACTTCCTATGCCTCCTAAACAGCGAGAATTCGCGCGTTTAAATCTTAGCTATACTATCATGAGCAAGAGAAAACTGCTTAAGCTGGTAGAAGACAAAATAGTTAATGGATGGGACGATCCAAGAATGCCAACCATTTCCGGATTGAGAAGACGCGGTTACACCCCCGATTCTATCAAAAACTTTGTTGAAAAAGTTGGTGTCGCAAAGAGAGATAATGTAATTGATGTTTCGCTTTTAGAATTTTGTATCCGTGAAGATTTAAACCAGATTGCGCCGCGGGTTATGGCAGTTTTAAATCCGGTTAAATTGATAATCGACAATTATCCCGAAGACAAGGAAGAAGGGTTGGAGGCAGAGAATAACCAAGAAGATGAAAGCGCCGGTTACCGCAAGGTTCCTTTTTCCAAAGAACTTTTTATAGAAAGGGAAGATTTTATGGAAGATGCCAGTAGCAAATATTTTAGGTTAACGCTAGGGAAGGAGGTAAGGCTCAAGAACGCTTATATAATTAAAGGGGAAAGCGTTGTTAAAGATGGTTATGGACTAATATCTGAAATACATTGTACTTACGATTCTGATAGTTTAAGCGGAAGCGGAACCGAAGCCAGTTTAAGGAAAGTTAAAGGCACGCTTCATTGGGTTTCGGTAGAGCATGCGGTTAAGGTTGAAGTAAGGGAATACGACCGTTTATTCCTGGAAGAATCACCAGATTCTCATCCAGATAAGGATTTTATGGAATTTATTAATCCTGAATCCCTCAAAACAATTGAAGCCTTTGTAGAACCAAGCCTTAAAGAGGCAAAGGTTGGAGATATTTTTCAATTTCAAAGGATAGGATATTTTAGGGTAGATGAGGACACTACAAATAATCTGCTGGTTTTTAATAAGACCGTGGGTTTACGGGATACTTGGGAAAAGAAAACTCCCTCAGCGCCAAAGACCGACAACAAACCTAAACATAACAATCAGCCCCAAAGAAAATCGATTGATATCATTAAGCAGATGGGTAAGAAATTCACGAATTTATCTGAAGAAAAACAGCTTAGCGCCAAAGCCAATGTCTTAGAACTTTCTAAAGATGTTTCTTTTGAAGATGTTGAGCCTTTGTTGAATACATCGGCTAAAAAAATCGGAACGCGCATTATTACTACGCTAATGCTGAGTTATCTTATAAAAAACGGGCTAGAAATAACTGATTCTATCAAAATCTTTTTAGATGAAGCCAGGGAAGATGACAACGAATTTTTAGCTAGGGAAGCAAAACATATATTGAAATAA
- a CDS encoding cobalt-zinc-cadmium efflux system protein: MGHSHAGHNHNHIKLRDKNLLISILLNILITVAQVIGGLVSGSLSLLSDALHNFSDVISLIVSYFASKLSRRKASFSKTFGYKRAEILAAFINAATLVIVAVLLINEAYQRFRDPQVIESDLVIWLSLIAIGANGYSVLLLKKDSKHNINIKSAYIHLLTDMMASVAVLVGGLLMKFYQMYWIDSALTLLIAIYLIWVGFDLLKTSSKILMLFTPQQVNIKSVVRAVHKVPKVNKLHHVHVWGLNDDEIHLEAHLDIIENISLSEFDEILHKIEKVLHDKFNINHVTIQPEFNKKDSKDIIVQD, translated from the coding sequence ATGGGACATTCACATGCGGGTCATAATCATAATCACATAAAATTAAGGGATAAAAATCTCCTAATATCAATCTTACTTAATATCCTTATAACGGTAGCTCAAGTTATAGGTGGTTTAGTATCGGGGAGTCTTTCTCTGTTAAGTGATGCACTTCATAATTTTAGTGATGTAATTTCTTTGATAGTAAGTTATTTCGCTTCTAAATTATCTAGAAGAAAAGCTTCCTTTTCCAAAACATTTGGCTACAAGAGAGCAGAAATATTGGCCGCATTTATAAATGCCGCAACTCTGGTAATCGTTGCGGTTCTGCTAATTAATGAAGCTTATCAAAGATTTAGAGACCCTCAGGTTATTGAGTCTGATTTGGTGATCTGGTTATCGCTAATTGCAATTGGTGCAAACGGATATAGTGTGTTGTTACTTAAAAAGGATTCAAAACATAACATCAATATAAAATCGGCGTATATTCATCTACTGACCGATATGATGGCCAGTGTTGCGGTACTAGTAGGAGGACTTTTAATGAAGTTTTACCAAATGTATTGGATAGATAGTGCTCTTACATTATTAATTGCCATTTATTTAATTTGGGTTGGTTTTGATTTGTTGAAAACCTCATCGAAAATCTTGATGCTTTTTACTCCACAACAAGTAAATATAAAGAGTGTGGTAAGAGCGGTTCATAAAGTGCCAAAGGTGAATAAATTACATCACGTCCATGTTTGGGGTCTTAATGATGATGAAATTCATCTTGAAGCTCATTTGGATATTATTGAAAATATAAGTCTTTCAGAATTTGATGAAATACTTCATAAGATTGAAAAAGTATTGCACGATAAATTCAATATAAATCACGTTACCATTCAACCAGAATTCAATAAAAAAGATTCTAAGGATATAATTGTACAGGACTGA